In Calditerricola satsumensis, the DNA window CACACGTCGATGCGCGCCGCATCCTTGGCAAGGCCCCGCGGCCACAAACGATCCACCAGGACGCGCCACCGCCAGTTGAACGAAAAGATTTCCCCATTCGATGTGCATCGCGCCATCTCGTGTTTTTTGATCTCCATCCGGTACCCTTCCTTTAATGGATTATGCCTCCGCCCAGTTCGGTCCTTCTTCTCGCGAAAAAGAAAACCGGCCCCCGCACGGGTAAAGCCGTGCCAAAGCCGGTTTCCCCTCATTCCTCCAGCGCAAACTCGCCAAAGGTCGAGAGAATGCTGTTGTACTCGGCCAGGTTGGTGACGCGAATGCCCCGTTGCAGCATGGCCAGCTCCTCGGGCGGCAGGCTCGACTCCATTCGCTTGATGTCGAGGGGGTAAAAGGTGTGGATCACGTCCCCCTCGCCCGGCGGCCCGCCGAAGATGGCCAAAATGCTCCCGTCCAAGAGCCCGAAATACCCGCGGGCTTTGGTAACCGGGGAGATGTCCTTGATGTGCCGCTCAAAAACGTAGCGACGGGGGCTTTTTTCCACCAGCGTCCAG includes these proteins:
- a CDS encoding BofC C-terminal domain-containing protein gives rise to the protein MTTILLAAGLGYGAGALVVAIEGWVNKSPAPALVAEVVLKRIYVDGYEEETRETVTLPSEEALLERYRDWTLVEKSPRRYVFERHIKDISPVTKARGYFGLLDGSILAIFGGPPGEGDVIHTFYPLDIKRMESSLPPEELAMLQRGIRVTNLAEYNSILSTFGEFALEE